Proteins encoded by one window of Enterococcus saccharolyticus subsp. saccharolyticus:
- a CDS encoding helix-hairpin-helix domain-containing protein — MYKIEKYKKYLPVCVVIIVAISIIYIFVPKKATVSDWEELPMEQSETFTMETTSSSSSAKIVVDIKGEVKKPGVYELEPGARVEEIVLLAGGFTDKAEERQLNLAEKLTDQQMIYVPNKEEAKDLPIPTVTTASEGSSPMNIVNINTATLTELQTLTGIGPSKAQAIIDYREENGNFKSIAELQEVNGFGEKTVEKLKESITV; from the coding sequence ATGTATAAAATTGAAAAATATAAAAAGTATCTTCCAGTTTGTGTAGTTATTATTGTTGCAATCAGTATTATTTATATCTTTGTCCCCAAAAAAGCCACCGTTTCTGATTGGGAGGAATTACCAATGGAACAGTCAGAAACTTTTACGATGGAAACAACGTCTAGTTCGAGTTCAGCAAAAATAGTTGTCGATATTAAAGGTGAAGTAAAAAAGCCGGGCGTTTATGAACTAGAACCGGGCGCTCGGGTAGAAGAAATTGTGCTGTTAGCTGGTGGATTTACGGATAAAGCAGAAGAACGTCAATTAAATTTAGCAGAAAAATTAACGGATCAGCAAATGATTTATGTGCCGAATAAAGAAGAAGCTAAGGATTTGCCGATACCTACTGTAACAACAGCTAGCGAGGGTTCCTCTCCAATGAATATAGTCAATATTAATACGGCAACGCTCACAGAATTACAAACACTCACCGGAATTGGGCCGTCAAAAGCGCAAGCTATTATTGATTATCGAGAAGAAAACGGCAATTTCAAATCGATAGCAGAACTACAAGAAGTGAATGGCTTTGGTGAGAAAACGGTTGAAAAATTAAAAGAGTCAATTACAGTCTAA
- a CDS encoding pyridoxal phosphate-dependent aminotransferase has product MDASKVAKKYQHPTENLLMDIAMLAKSKTDLIDLSIGDPDLITDQAIIDAAFVDATAGHTKYTASDGSREFLQAVVDHYQKRYGLSFELNQVRGTVGAMHGTYLALLAILDPGDEVIIHEPYFSPYKEQVEAAGGVPVFIPTYEKDGFQIDLTILEQAITDKTKAILINSPNNPTGAVFSKAIFKGIAELAIANELFILSDEIYEELSFYEDFTPMATFAPEHTITFSGLSKAFAMTGWRIGYMIAPAYVNDVVRQINENVTFSAPSISQQAGIYALQHADELVPKVAAVFQERLEYVKKRVDAIWFLSLGEIKGTMYAFINIEKTGLTSVAFVEKVLKETNVLMIPGKAFGHTTGDTHVRLAVTQDITQLKEAFDRIEKLLF; this is encoded by the coding sequence ATGGATGCATCAAAAGTTGCAAAAAAATACCAACACCCAACAGAAAATTTATTAATGGATATTGCAATGTTAGCTAAAAGCAAAACAGATCTCATTGATTTATCGATTGGTGATCCCGATTTAATTACCGATCAAGCGATTATTGATGCGGCGTTTGTCGATGCAACAGCTGGTCATACGAAATATACCGCTTCTGATGGTAGTCGTGAATTTTTACAAGCTGTTGTTGATCATTATCAAAAACGTTATGGGTTATCTTTTGAATTAAATCAGGTGCGTGGAACAGTCGGTGCGATGCATGGAACATATCTCGCTTTATTGGCGATTTTAGACCCGGGCGACGAAGTGATTATTCATGAACCGTATTTTTCACCGTATAAAGAACAAGTTGAAGCAGCAGGGGGTGTCCCTGTTTTTATTCCAACGTATGAAAAAGACGGTTTTCAAATTGATTTAACGATTTTAGAACAAGCCATTACAGATAAAACCAAAGCTATCTTGATTAATTCGCCGAATAATCCAACTGGTGCGGTCTTTTCGAAAGCGATATTTAAAGGTATTGCAGAGTTAGCAATCGCTAATGAGTTGTTTATTCTTTCTGATGAAATCTATGAGGAATTGAGTTTTTATGAAGACTTTACACCCATGGCTACTTTTGCACCAGAGCATACCATTACATTTAGCGGGCTTTCTAAGGCCTTTGCCATGACTGGTTGGCGGATTGGCTATATGATTGCGCCCGCATATGTGAACGATGTTGTTCGTCAGATTAATGAAAATGTGACCTTTTCTGCACCGTCTATTTCACAACAAGCAGGAATCTATGCTCTACAGCATGCTGACGAACTAGTTCCGAAAGTAGCAGCTGTTTTTCAAGAACGTTTAGAATATGTCAAAAAGCGAGTGGACGCGATTTGGTTTCTTTCATTAGGTGAAATTAAAGGCACGATGTATGCGTTTATTAATATTGAGAAGACAGGCTTAACGTCGGTTGCGTTTGTGGAAAAAGTATTAAAAGAAACCAATGTGTTGATGATTCCAGGCAAAGCTTTTGGTCACACAACTGGCGACACACATGTTCGTTTAGCAGTGACACAAGATATCACACAGTTAAAAGAAGCTTTTGATCGAATTGAAAAATTACTCTTTTAA
- a CDS encoding amino acid ABC transporter ATP-binding protein — translation MINIQNLHKAYGKNDVLKGIDLTIHAGEVVVIIGPSGSGKSTFLRCLNLLEQPTEGRIEFEGTNILDKGTNIDQLRQKMGMVFQSFNLFPHKTVLENLTISPIKVRKEEPKKAEEKAFKLLDQVGLKEKSSSYPANLSGGQQQRVAIARALAMNPDVMLFDEPTSALDPEMVGEVLAVMQNLAENGMTMVVVTHEMGFAREVADRVIFMDEGIIQEQGTPEEIFGNPQNPRTQSFLNKVL, via the coding sequence GTGATTAATATTCAAAATTTACACAAAGCATATGGCAAAAACGATGTATTAAAAGGTATTGATTTAACGATTCATGCCGGTGAAGTTGTCGTGATTATTGGCCCTTCAGGAAGCGGAAAAAGTACCTTTCTACGTTGTTTGAATTTACTTGAACAACCAACAGAGGGGCGTATCGAATTTGAAGGAACCAATATTTTAGATAAAGGAACAAATATCGATCAGTTACGACAAAAAATGGGAATGGTGTTCCAAAGTTTTAATTTATTCCCACATAAGACTGTTTTAGAAAACTTAACGATTAGCCCAATTAAAGTAAGAAAAGAAGAGCCGAAAAAAGCCGAAGAAAAAGCATTCAAATTATTAGATCAAGTTGGTTTAAAAGAAAAAAGTAGTAGTTATCCAGCAAATCTTTCTGGAGGCCAACAGCAACGTGTGGCAATTGCACGTGCTTTAGCGATGAATCCAGATGTGATGTTGTTTGATGAACCAACGTCGGCACTTGATCCAGAAATGGTTGGAGAAGTTTTAGCAGTTATGCAAAACCTAGCAGAAAATGGCATGACAATGGTCGTAGTTACTCATGAAATGGGCTTTGCCAGAGAAGTGGCAGACCGCGTCATTTTTATGGATGAAGGAATTATTCAAGAACAAGGAACACCAGAAGAAATTTTTGGAAATCCGCAAAATCCACGGACTCAAAGTTTCTTAAATAAAGTGTTATAA
- a CDS encoding iron-containing alcohol dehydrogenase family protein has protein sequence MQQLIVRGAPQEYECRVGAWQGLEDHLLKRKLSNVLILHGKKSWEAAKPYFPSLTTITCRFEYYGGDCTDDKTAFFAQLIQREQIDGIVAVGGGKVADLGKATANQAHVPICILPTLAATCAAYTPLSVIYFEDGSMDRYDVFNQANALVLIEPEVILHSPVELMVAGIGDTLAKWYEAEPIIAQLAIKPIEVQVAEFAAKKCRDVLLADSSDALLAMENKTLIPAFLNVLETNILLAGMVGGFGDDFGRTSGAHSLHDALTILPGSHVHLHGNKVAYCILVQLVIENKLTEIEQLFPFYQRLNLPISLKAMDLHLTDEEYQRVAERASLPGETIHLLKETITPDVIVTAMKKLEELTIKEATLL, from the coding sequence ATGCAACAATTGATTGTTAGAGGAGCACCACAAGAATACGAATGCCGCGTTGGCGCATGGCAAGGTCTTGAAGACCATCTACTAAAAAGAAAATTAAGCAATGTCTTGATTCTTCACGGAAAAAAATCTTGGGAAGCCGCAAAACCTTATTTTCCTTCCCTGACAACGATTACTTGTCGCTTTGAATATTATGGTGGCGATTGCACCGATGACAAAACAGCTTTTTTTGCGCAACTCATTCAACGAGAACAAATTGATGGCATTGTGGCAGTCGGTGGCGGAAAAGTTGCTGACTTAGGAAAAGCAACGGCAAATCAAGCGCATGTACCGATTTGTATCTTACCAACTTTAGCAGCAACATGTGCTGCATACACACCACTAAGCGTCATCTACTTTGAAGATGGGTCAATGGATCGTTATGATGTCTTCAATCAAGCAAATGCGTTGGTTTTGATTGAACCAGAAGTGATTTTACATTCACCAGTTGAATTAATGGTTGCTGGAATTGGGGATACTTTAGCCAAATGGTATGAAGCAGAACCAATTATTGCACAGCTTGCTATCAAACCAATTGAAGTCCAAGTTGCTGAATTTGCTGCGAAAAAGTGCCGTGACGTCTTATTAGCTGATAGTTCGGATGCATTACTGGCAATGGAAAATAAAACTTTAATACCGGCCTTTTTAAATGTATTAGAAACAAATATTTTATTAGCCGGCATGGTTGGAGGTTTTGGTGATGACTTTGGACGCACATCTGGTGCTCATTCGCTGCACGATGCGTTGACTATTTTACCAGGAAGTCATGTCCACCTACACGGAAACAAAGTCGCTTATTGTATTTTAGTTCAGTTAGTCATTGAAAATAAATTAACCGAAATTGAGCAGTTATTCCCTTTTTATCAACGATTAAATTTACCCATTTCATTAAAAGCGATGGATTTACACTTAACTGATGAAGAATACCAACGTGTAGCTGAGCGTGCATCCTTACCTGGGGAAACAATTCATTTATTAAAAGAAACAATTACACCGGATGTAATTGTTACCGCAATGAAAAAACTGGAAGAATTAACTATTAAAGAAGCTACACTATTGTAG
- a CDS encoding EAL domain-containing protein, whose translation MTDEKKPLLEPIPFHFFEEKFESYDQLLRMITQQPFVPEYAAFISMIHLAPIPILFMDDTQKILYINEAGMHLTHKNREEVIGQTLDNIHPTNLHKTDIQRIWKEGTAINGWNGTIDYQHYSGEKRTQWIQFIHFPAPQGKRPYYGLFFLDKIVVRKTDEVTAHLTYTDPVTGLANFNQFAYDSDQIEKHETIQPCAVALFRCSNIAEIAVLYSKNVRKIVTFEMVHRIQELLPEKYKFYRLSREIFCIFAAPLTDIEEFKHLLENIREQLLQPVPVADQTILMDFEIGVAHFPEETTDFCSLLEDAEICLNEHQQKKIIYYSKEMTQKFVKSLKTVAKLTSAIKNDALEMYYQPLFNHEKQIVGAEALLRWNDPELGFVPPNELIKYAEKHGHTSELAYWIFERVFKDKIYETIPNVSINIDVTQVEQPNFFKTIQHLVKKYQVVPQRIILEITEHQAFQESPIAVKVMEDLEGMGFKIALDDFGVGHSALALLGKLPAHIVKVDATFITEQSTQTTNGIIAEHIVALAKHLNLKTCCEGIESENDATLAREIHSDYMQGYLFSRPLAIHDFRQFIENFTISDE comes from the coding sequence TTGACGGATGAAAAGAAACCGCTCTTAGAACCGATTCCTTTTCATTTTTTTGAGGAAAAATTCGAGTCCTATGACCAATTATTAAGAATGATCACGCAACAACCTTTTGTTCCAGAATATGCAGCATTTATTTCAATGATTCATCTTGCTCCTATCCCAATACTCTTTATGGATGATACTCAAAAAATCCTGTATATCAATGAAGCTGGTATGCATCTCACACATAAAAATAGAGAAGAAGTGATTGGACAAACGTTGGATAATATTCATCCAACCAACCTCCATAAAACCGATATCCAGCGAATTTGGAAAGAAGGAACTGCGATAAATGGTTGGAATGGCACCATTGATTATCAACATTATTCTGGTGAAAAACGAACACAATGGATACAGTTTATTCACTTTCCTGCACCTCAAGGTAAACGTCCTTATTATGGTCTTTTCTTTTTAGACAAAATCGTTGTTCGAAAAACCGATGAAGTGACCGCTCATCTAACCTATACTGATCCTGTAACTGGTTTAGCAAATTTTAATCAATTTGCATATGATAGCGATCAAATTGAAAAACACGAAACCATTCAGCCTTGTGCTGTTGCTTTATTTCGTTGCAGTAACATTGCTGAAATTGCCGTTCTTTATTCTAAAAATGTTCGCAAAATAGTTACCTTTGAAATGGTACACAGAATCCAAGAACTTTTACCAGAAAAATATAAATTTTATCGTTTATCTCGGGAAATCTTTTGTATTTTTGCCGCTCCTTTAACAGATATAGAGGAATTTAAGCACTTATTAGAAAATATTCGAGAACAATTATTACAACCCGTTCCGGTTGCTGACCAAACCATTTTAATGGACTTTGAAATTGGCGTTGCTCATTTTCCAGAAGAAACGACAGATTTTTGCTCACTACTTGAAGATGCTGAAATCTGTTTAAACGAGCATCAGCAAAAGAAAATTATCTATTATTCAAAAGAAATGACACAAAAATTCGTAAAAAGTTTAAAAACAGTGGCCAAATTAACATCAGCTATTAAAAATGATGCGTTAGAAATGTATTATCAACCATTATTCAATCATGAAAAACAAATTGTTGGCGCGGAAGCTTTACTTCGCTGGAATGATCCAGAATTAGGCTTTGTCCCGCCAAATGAATTGATTAAATACGCAGAAAAACATGGTCATACTTCTGAATTAGCCTATTGGATTTTTGAACGAGTATTCAAAGACAAAATATATGAAACGATTCCAAATGTATCGATCAACATTGATGTGACGCAAGTCGAACAACCTAATTTTTTCAAAACTATTCAACACCTAGTTAAGAAATATCAGGTTGTTCCTCAACGAATTATCTTGGAAATTACTGAACATCAAGCGTTCCAAGAGTCTCCCATTGCCGTAAAAGTGATGGAAGATTTAGAGGGTATGGGGTTTAAAATCGCTCTCGATGACTTTGGTGTCGGTCATTCTGCATTAGCACTATTAGGAAAATTGCCAGCACATATTGTCAAAGTAGATGCGACTTTCATTACAGAGCAGAGTACACAAACGACCAACGGAATCATCGCCGAACACATTGTGGCTTTAGCGAAGCATCTAAATTTAAAAACATGTTGTGAAGGTATTGAATCAGAAAATGATGCTACACTTGCTCGAGAGATTCATTCCGACTATATGCAAGGCTATTTATTTAGCCGCCCCTTAGCTATTCATGACTTCCGACAATTTATTGAAAATTTTACGATTAGTGATGAATAA
- a CDS encoding PFL family protein: METNQILETIRMVEEENLDIRTITMGISLLDCMDADVDAACEKIYQKITTRAKDLVKVGEAIEMEYGIPIINKRISVTPIGIVASASRATAQDCVKFAKTLDRAAQTVGVNFIGGYSALVEKGYQGSDRALIESIPQALAETSFVCSSVNIGSTKTGINMDAVKLMGEIIKYTAEASDMGCAKLVVFANAVEDNPFMAGAFHGVGEADCVINVGVSGPGVVKRALEKVKGESFDIVAETVKKTAFKITRMGQLVGRVASERLNVPFGIVDLSLAPTPAVGDSVALILEEMGLESVGTHGTTAALALLNDAVKKGGVMACNHVGGLSGAFIPVSEDAGMIKAVENGLLNLEKLEAMTAICSVGLDMIAIPGETPAETIAAMIADEAAIGVINHKTTAVRIIPASGAQVGDMIEFGGLLGTAPVMKTNPAKSTDFIQRGGRIPAPIHSFKN, translated from the coding sequence ATGGAAACAAATCAAATATTAGAAACAATTCGCATGGTCGAAGAAGAAAATTTAGATATTCGTACAATTACGATGGGGATTTCTTTATTGGATTGTATGGATGCTGATGTAGACGCAGCCTGCGAAAAAATTTATCAAAAAATCACTACTCGCGCCAAAGATTTAGTAAAAGTGGGCGAAGCGATTGAAATGGAATATGGTATTCCAATTATTAACAAACGTATTTCTGTCACACCCATTGGTATTGTAGCTTCTGCGTCACGTGCAACAGCACAAGATTGCGTAAAATTTGCCAAAACATTAGACCGCGCAGCACAAACAGTAGGAGTAAACTTTATTGGTGGTTATAGTGCGTTAGTAGAAAAAGGGTATCAAGGTTCGGATCGCGCATTGATTGAATCGATTCCACAAGCATTAGCTGAAACTTCTTTTGTATGTTCTTCTGTTAATATCGGTTCAACCAAAACTGGTATTAATATGGATGCAGTGAAGTTAATGGGTGAAATAATTAAATACACGGCAGAAGCATCTGATATGGGCTGTGCAAAATTAGTTGTTTTTGCAAATGCAGTAGAAGACAATCCATTTATGGCAGGAGCTTTCCATGGTGTTGGTGAAGCTGATTGTGTCATTAATGTCGGCGTTAGTGGACCTGGTGTAGTGAAACGTGCTTTAGAAAAAGTTAAAGGTGAATCTTTTGATATTGTTGCTGAAACAGTAAAGAAAACAGCCTTCAAAATTACACGTATGGGTCAATTGGTTGGACGTGTAGCGTCTGAACGTTTAAATGTACCTTTTGGGATTGTTGATCTTTCATTAGCACCAACCCCAGCTGTTGGTGATAGTGTGGCATTGATTTTAGAAGAAATGGGCTTAGAGTCGGTAGGTACTCATGGTACAACTGCTGCTTTAGCGTTACTAAATGATGCTGTGAAAAAAGGTGGCGTCATGGCATGTAATCATGTCGGCGGTTTATCGGGTGCTTTTATCCCGGTATCTGAGGATGCTGGTATGATTAAAGCTGTAGAAAATGGCTTGTTGAATCTTGAAAAATTAGAAGCGATGACGGCTATTTGTTCTGTTGGTTTAGACATGATTGCGATTCCTGGTGAGACACCGGCTGAAACAATTGCTGCGATGATTGCTGATGAAGCAGCGATTGGTGTTATTAACCACAAAACCACAGCAGTCCGTATCATTCCTGCGAGCGGGGCACAAGTAGGTGATATGATCGAATTTGGTGGGTTGCTAGGAACGGCTCCAGTAATGAAGACAAATCCAGCGAAGTCAACGGACTTTATTCAACGTGGAGGACGCATTCCAGCACCAATCCATTCATTTAAGAATTAG
- a CDS encoding HAD-IA family hydrolase: protein MFEEYIWDFDGTLYDSYPVILDGFMATLNDYGIQADRREIYQILKEKSSASVAEKYQLDFDEFTKVYKKHEANDPRIPVSYPGTKEILEAIVAKGKKNYILTHRLVASTQELLEREGMLHLVEEIVGPENNFPRKPNPAALNYLVDKYQMNPNKTVMIGDRTMDVDAGKNAGVQSIFYDLEELLEDVAADYTVRSVEEMTQFI, encoded by the coding sequence ATGTTTGAAGAGTATATTTGGGATTTTGATGGCACATTGTATGATTCGTATCCTGTGATATTAGATGGTTTTATGGCAACATTAAACGATTATGGTATTCAAGCGGATCGTCGGGAAATTTATCAAATTTTAAAAGAAAAATCATCTGCTTCAGTTGCAGAAAAGTATCAATTAGACTTTGATGAGTTTACGAAGGTTTATAAAAAACACGAAGCCAATGATCCACGGATTCCAGTCTCTTATCCCGGGACGAAAGAAATCTTAGAAGCAATCGTTGCAAAAGGAAAGAAAAATTATATCTTAACCCATCGCTTAGTAGCATCCACGCAAGAATTATTAGAACGAGAAGGAATGCTTCATTTAGTTGAAGAAATTGTGGGACCTGAAAATAATTTTCCTAGAAAACCCAATCCCGCTGCTTTGAATTATTTGGTTGATAAATATCAAATGAATCCTAATAAAACTGTCATGATTGGCGATCGTACAATGGATGTTGACGCAGGTAAAAATGCGGGTGTTCAATCTATTTTTTATGATTTAGAAGAATTATTAGAAGATGTTGCTGCTGATTATACGGTTCGTTCAGTCGAAGAAATGACTCAATTTATTTAA
- a CDS encoding ACT domain-containing protein, with amino-acid sequence MRAILTVIGKDKVGIIAGVSQKLSELEINIVDVTQTIMQEYFTMMMMLEMDKQTDFEHTRQELSKVGEALGVTISIQNEEIFEAMHKL; translated from the coding sequence ATGAGAGCTATTTTAACGGTTATTGGTAAAGATAAAGTCGGAATTATTGCAGGAGTTAGTCAAAAACTATCTGAATTAGAAATAAATATTGTAGATGTGACACAAACGATTATGCAAGAATACTTTACAATGATGATGATGTTAGAAATGGATAAGCAAACTGATTTTGAGCATACACGTCAAGAATTATCAAAAGTTGGCGAAGCGCTAGGCGTAACGATCAGTATTCAAAATGAAGAAATTTTTGAAGCGATGCACAAATTATAA
- a CDS encoding 3D domain-containing protein, with protein MKQFKQILLGSIAFFSITGFSLVANADQVEHTVSSHDTLSSISIQYFGDASYVHKIAQDNNIANPNIIFDGQQLKINTDGSAASVSAPVETPEVQTEVQAQPEQTTQSHSGRTLTMESTAYSSDPADTLGGGTITATGQNLLTNPMAVAVDPSVIPLGTRLYVEGYGEAIASDTGGAIKGNIVDVHFSTYEQCIAWGRRTVQVTILD; from the coding sequence ATGAAACAATTCAAACAAATTTTACTAGGTAGTATCGCATTTTTCAGTATCACAGGTTTTTCTTTGGTAGCAAACGCTGACCAAGTAGAACATACAGTAAGTTCACATGATACATTATCAAGCATCTCAATCCAATACTTTGGTGATGCTAGCTATGTTCATAAAATTGCGCAAGACAACAATATTGCTAATCCAAATATTATTTTTGATGGTCAACAATTAAAGATTAACACAGATGGTTCTGCTGCAAGTGTTTCTGCTCCTGTTGAAACACCAGAAGTACAAACAGAAGTCCAAGCACAACCTGAACAAACAACACAAAGTCATTCTGGTCGTACATTAACAATGGAATCAACTGCTTATAGTTCAGATCCTGCTGATACATTAGGCGGCGGAACAATTACAGCGACTGGTCAAAACCTATTAACAAACCCAATGGCTGTTGCCGTTGATCCAAGCGTGATTCCATTAGGTACAAGACTATATGTTGAAGGTTATGGAGAAGCCATTGCTAGTGATACAGGTGGTGCGATTAAAGGAAATATCGTTGACGTTCATTTCTCAACTTACGAACAATGTATTGCTTGGGGTCGTCGTACTGTTCAAGTAACTATTTTAGACTAA
- a CDS encoding ABC transporter permease subunit (The N-terminal region of this protein, as described by TIGR01726, is a three transmembrane segment that identifies a subfamily of ABC transporter permease subunits, which specificities that include histidine, arginine, glutamine, glutamate, L-cystine (sic), the opines (in Agrobacterium) octopine and nopaline, etc.), translated as MNKMKKFWLFVLPVFLLLIQFIPLTTVLAETTDPYYEKIQQKGELVVGLSADYAPYEFHAEIDGKDTIVGFDISIAQKIADDMGVKLHIEELGFDALLGALKTGKIDLIISGMAVTEERLEEVDFSDTYMTMKQRVIVRKDDADKYQNTLDFDGVPVGVQKQTTQEALAQNELVGSIPTSLQKIPDVIMNLKNKKVDAAILEGPVAEAYVDRNSDLVFADVEFKDGNKDTAVAVPKNAPVLLESINTSIKEIKDQGLLEAYKKEANELMFHDEQGFFAKYYKFYVNGAGYTIFLAFIGVLFGTILGAFLALMKLAKSKFVRILATIYIEYVRGTPLLVQIFIVYFGTGILGIDMSRLAAGCIALALNSGAYVAEIIRAGITAVNKGQLEAARSLGMNQAQAMRFIIFPQAIKNILPALGNEFVTVIKESSVVSVIGVSELIFQAGNVQGASFKPFLPYVIVSLIYFVLTFTLSRLLGVAERRMSTSD; from the coding sequence GTGAACAAAATGAAAAAATTTTGGTTGTTTGTATTGCCAGTTTTCTTGCTATTGATTCAATTTATTCCATTAACAACAGTACTAGCAGAAACAACTGATCCATATTATGAAAAAATTCAACAGAAAGGAGAATTGGTGGTCGGGTTATCGGCAGACTATGCCCCTTACGAATTTCATGCAGAAATTGATGGAAAAGATACCATTGTTGGTTTTGATATTTCTATTGCTCAGAAAATTGCGGATGATATGGGTGTCAAGCTTCATATTGAAGAATTAGGTTTTGATGCGTTATTAGGTGCGTTAAAAACAGGAAAAATTGATTTGATTATTTCTGGTATGGCAGTCACTGAAGAGCGTTTAGAAGAAGTTGATTTTTCGGATACCTATATGACGATGAAACAACGTGTGATTGTCCGTAAAGATGATGCAGATAAATATCAAAACACGCTAGATTTTGATGGCGTTCCAGTAGGTGTACAAAAACAAACAACACAAGAAGCATTAGCACAAAATGAATTAGTCGGTTCGATTCCAACTTCTTTACAAAAAATACCAGATGTCATCATGAATTTGAAAAATAAAAAAGTAGATGCTGCTATTTTAGAAGGCCCCGTAGCCGAAGCGTATGTCGATCGTAATTCGGATTTAGTATTTGCTGATGTGGAATTTAAAGATGGCAATAAAGATACGGCAGTAGCTGTCCCGAAAAATGCCCCAGTCTTGTTAGAAAGTATTAATACTTCTATTAAAGAGATTAAAGATCAAGGTTTGTTAGAAGCGTATAAAAAAGAAGCCAATGAATTAATGTTTCATGATGAACAAGGTTTTTTTGCGAAATATTATAAATTTTATGTCAATGGCGCAGGGTATACGATTTTCTTAGCTTTTATTGGCGTATTGTTTGGAACCATCTTAGGTGCTTTTTTAGCATTAATGAAGTTAGCAAAATCAAAATTTGTTCGAATTTTAGCAACGATTTATATTGAATATGTCCGTGGTACGCCGTTATTGGTGCAAATCTTTATTGTTTATTTTGGTACGGGTATTTTAGGAATTGATATGTCACGTTTGGCTGCAGGGTGTATTGCTTTAGCCTTGAACAGTGGCGCTTACGTTGCGGAAATTATTCGTGCCGGCATTACTGCTGTGAATAAAGGGCAATTAGAAGCAGCCCGTTCTTTAGGCATGAACCAAGCGCAAGCGATGCGTTTTATTATTTTCCCACAAGCGATTAAAAATATTTTACCAGCGTTAGGTAATGAGTTTGTTACGGTTATTAAAGAATCTTCTGTTGTGTCGGTTATCGGTGTGTCTGAATTAATTTTCCAAGCGGGTAACGTGCAAGGAGCAAGTTTCAAACCATTCTTACCTTACGTGATTGTTTCCTTGATTTATTTTGTTTTAACCTTTACACTTTCTCGTTTATTAGGTGTTGCTGAAAGGAGAATGAGCACAAGTGATTAA